One Tiliqua scincoides isolate rTilSci1 chromosome 9, rTilSci1.hap2, whole genome shotgun sequence DNA segment encodes these proteins:
- the LOC136660629 gene encoding carbohydrate sulfotransferase 4-like, whose product MAKRSTLEVLLIVVIQAAALVYFLQLHSRNIQQEPKPAQAHVLILSSWRSGSSFVGQLFSQHPDVFYLMEPAWHVWGTMHQNSAKVLHMAVRDLIRSVFQCDMSVFDAYIVKPRNKSAIFQWETSRALCSPPACTSFHRSDIISKYSCKTLCGRYPFGKVEEACKTYSHVVLKEVRFFNLRVLYPLLRDPSLNLKIIHLVRDPRAVFCSRENVAGDLARDSRIAVGHRSTSRDEEPYAVMREICKSHVAIYQEGSQALPRALQDRYLLVRYEDLTHYPLAKTAQLYQFAGLDFTPHLQAWVHNITHGKGLGIQTFDTGARNAMQVAQVWRKNLPYAKITRLQEVCKEAMELLGYKLVWSEEDQKNMTVDLLDVEQLLPKQDRKGGTTALSSASGS is encoded by the coding sequence ATGGCAAAGAGAAGCACGCTGGAAGTGCTGCTGATCGTGGTGATCCAGGCCGCAGCTCTAGTCTACTTTTTGCAGCTTCACAGCAGAAACATTCAGCAGGAGCCGAAGCCAGCCCAGGCGCACGTCCTCATCCTCTCTTCTTGGCGGTCAGGCTCATCCTTTGTCGGGCAGCTCTTCAGCCAGCACCCGGACGTCTTCTACCTGATGGAGCCAGCCTGGCATGTGTGGGGAACCATGCACCAAAACAGCGCCAAGGTCTTGCACATGGCTGTGCGGGACCTCATCCGGTCAGTCTTCCAGTGCGACATGTCTGTCTTTGATGCCTACATAGTGAAGCCAAGGAACAAGTCAGCCATCTTCCAGTGGGAGACCAGCCGGGCACTGTGTTCGCCCCCCGCATGCACCTCCTTCcaccgaagtgacatcatctctAAGTACAGCTGCAAGACCCTCTGTGGCAGGTACCCCTTTGGCAAGGTGGAGGAGGCCTGCAAGACCTACAGCCATGTGGTCCTGAAGGAAGTCCGGTTCTTCAACCTCAGAGTGCTCTACCCACTCCTTAGGGACCCTTCCCTGAACCTCAAGATCATCCACTTGGTCCGTGACCCCCGGGCTGTCTTCTGTTCTCGCGAGAATGTAGCTGGAGATTTGGCTCGAGATAGCAGGATTGCCGTGGGGCACAGGAGCACCAGCAGAGACGAAGAGCCCTATGCTGTGATGCGGGAGATTTGCAAGAGCCACGTTGCCATCTACCAAGAAGGCAGTCAGGCCCTTCCCAGGGCCCTCCAGGATCGCTACTTGCTGGTGCGTTACGAGGACCTTACCCATTACCCCCTAGCCAAGACTGCCCAGCTCTACCAGTTTGCAGGGCTGGATTTCACTCCCCATCTCCAGGCCTGGGTGCACAACATCACCCATGGAAAGGGCCTTGGCATACAGACCTTTGACACTGGGGCCAGGAACGCCATGCAGGTGGCCCAGGTATGGAGGAAGAACCTGCCATATGCCAAAATCACCAGGCTGCAAGAGGTCTGCAAGGAAGCCATGGAGCTCCTGGGCTACAAGCTGGTTTGGTCTGAGGAAGACCAGAAAAACATGACTGTGGACCTTCTTGATGTTGAGCAGCTCCTCCCCAAGCAGGACAGAAAGGGGGGCACCACAGCCTTAAGTTCAGCCTCAGGCAGTTGA
- the TAT gene encoding tyrosine aminotransferase, translating into MESYLIQVNGNTGRPSILDVHINLNGKGPTAGKTRGRKPHWAVRASEMSKRTFNPIRAIVDSMKVEPNPQKPLISLSIGDPTVFGNLPTDDEVTQAMKEALDLGRYNGYAPSVGYHSCREVVAEYYSCPEAPLEAQDVILTSGCSQAIELALAVLANPGQNILVPRPGFSLYKTLAHSMGIEVKYYNLLPEKSWEVDLKHMESLVDDKTACLVVNNPSNPCGSVFSKSHLQKILAVASRQCVPILADEIYAEMVFEDCKYESLAKLSTNVPILSCGGLAKRWLVPGWRMGWILIHDRRDIFGKEIRDGLLRLSQRILGPCTVVQGALGRILRWTSPEFYHNTLSFLKSNADLCYDALSTVCGLHPVRPSGAMYLMVGIQMEQFPEFENDVEFTERLIAEQSVFCLPATCFEYPNFFRVVITVPEEMMVEACQRIRQFCEQHYQGGEGVQDLECDK; encoded by the exons ATGGAGTCATACCTGATCCAAGTGAACGGCAACACGGGCCGCCCCTCCATCCTTGATGTTCATATCAACCTCAACGGGAAGGGCCCCACTGCAGGCAAGACAAGGGGGCGCAAGCCCCACTGGGCAGTCAGGGCCTCTGAAATGTCCAAGAGGACCTTCAACCCCATCCGAGCCATTGTAGACAGCATGAAAGTGGAGCCCAACCCTCAGAAGCCCCTGATCTCACTGTCCATAG GTGACCCAACAGTGTTTGGGAACCTCCCCACAGATGATGAGGTCACTCAGGCCATGAAGGAAGCTCTTGACTTGGGACGGTACAATGGATACGCACCCTCAGTGG gtTACCACTCTTGTCGGGAGGTAGTTGCAGAATATTACAGCTGCCCAGAAGCGCCCCTGGAAGCTCAG gatgtgaTTCTGACAAGCGGCTGCAGCCAGGCCATTGAGCTGGCCCTTGCCGTGTTGGCCAACCCTGGGCAGAACATCCTGGTGCCACGCCCGGGCTTCTCACTCTACAAGACCTTGGCTCATTCTATGGGTATCGAAGTCAAGTACTACAACCTCTTG CCAGAGAAGTCCTGGGAGGTGGACCTGAAGCACATGGAGTCTCTGGTGGATGACAAAACCGCCTGTCTGGTTGTGAACAACCCATCCAACCCATGTGGTTCTGTCTTCAGCAAGAGCCACCTGCAAAAGATCTTGGCAG TGGCTTCCAGGCAGTGCGTCCCCATCTTGGCTGACGAGATCTATGCAGAGATG GTGTTTGAGGACTGCAAATATGAGTCCCTGGCGAAGCTCAGCACCAACGTGCCCATTCTGTCCTGTGGAGGCTTGGCTAAGCGCTGGCTGGTGCCTGGCTGGCGAATGGGCTGGATCCTCATTCATGACCGCAGGGACATCTTTGGGAAGGAG ATCAGAGACGGCCTGTTGAGGCTGAGCCAGCGGATCCTGGGGCCCTGCACAGTGGTCCAGGGAGCCCTGGGCCGCATCCTTCGCTGGACCTCCCCGGAGTTCTACCACAACACCCTCAGCTTCCTCAAG TCCAACGCTGACCTGTGCTATGATGCACTCTCCACtgtctgtgggctgcatcctgtccGGCCCTCGGGGGCCATGTACCTCATG GTGGGGATTCAGATGGAACAGTTCCCTGAGTTTGAGAATGATGTGGAGTTCACAGAGCGGCTCATCGCGGAGCAGTCAGTGTTCTGCCTGCCAGCCACG TGCTTTGAATACCCCAACTTCTTCCGTGTGGTGATCACAGTGCCAGAGGAGATGATGGTGGAGGCCTGCCAGCGTATCCGGCAGTTTTGTGAGCAACACTATCAGGGCGGAGAAGGAGTGCAGGACCTGGAATGTGACAAGTAG
- the MARVELD3 gene encoding MARVEL domain-containing protein 3, which translates to MAAGAWRRGQQRGPGGEAPGAPEDGRSGGLLDGPRCRALCTTRGCCQLLQLLLCLLMITCSSVSYNATGGYTGLFQLGSTYYYQYGGAYSGLSGADGVRAQQLDVQFHQLKRPPAQAAMAVGGALMALVCLLLGAGLVQLPWRCPAWLLVEGFLEAAIAVGLVPGLYFYYKRLQETYSSQLCRERESLYHSKGYSGFDCSLHGAEIAVGVVTGAAIVTFFIGAGLAVCGFRNAQHPQAKPTQMHQV; encoded by the exons ATGGCGGCCGGGGCCTGGCGTCGGGGCCAGCAGCGGGGGCCGGGCGGCGAGGCCCCAGGCGCCCCCGAGGATGGCCGGAGCGGCGGACTCTTGGACGGGCCGCGCTGCCGCGCTCTGTGCACCACCAGAG GCTGCTGCCAGTTGCTCCAGCTGCTCCTCTGCCTGCTGATGATCACCTGCAGCTCCGTCTCTTACAACGCGACTGGCGGCTACACGGGGCTCTTCCAGCTGGGCAGCACCTACTACTACCAGTACGGAGGCGCCTACAGCGGCCTGAGTGGGGCGGATGGAGTCAGAGCACAGCAGCTGGATGTCCAGTTCCACCAGCTCAAGCGGCCACCAGCCCAGGCCGCCATGGCCGTTGGAGGGGCACTGATGGCTTTGGTTTGCCTCCTGCTGGGGGCCGGGCTTGTGCAGCTCCCCTGGCGTTGCCCAGCCTGGCTGCTAGTGGAGGGCTTTCTGGAGGCTGCCATAGCTGTTGGGCTCGTGCCAGGCTTGTACTTCTATTATAAGCGCTTGCAGGAGACCTACAGCTCCCAGCTGTGCAGGGAGCGTGAGAGCCTGTACCACAGCAAGGGCTACAGTGGCTTTGACTGCAGCTTGCATGGAGCAGAGATCGCAGTGGGGGTCGTCACTGGAGCGGCCATCGTGACCTTCTTCATTGGCGCCGGCTTGGCTGTGTGTGGCTTTCGGAACGCCCAGCACCCCCAAGCAAAGCCGACACAGATGCACCAGGTCTAG